The DNA sequence TCGTTGCTCGCGCCGTTCCTTGAGCCGCGGGAAAAGCGCGAAGACACGCTCGATGTCCTGCGCGAAATGCGCCGGGTCGGCGAAGGTCGCGCCCATCTGCAGGTTCTCGTACACGCTCATGCGCGCGAAGATGCGCCGGCCCTCCGGCACCTGGGCCACGCCCGCGCGCACGATCTCGTGTGTCGGCAGCCCGATGATGTCGCGCTCCTCGAAGCGGATGCGCCCGGCCCGCGCACGCGGAGCGCCGCAGATGGTCATCAGCAGGGTCGACTTGCCCGCGCCGTTGGCGCCGATCAGCGTGACGATCTCGCCGCGCCGGACCTCGATGTCGACCCCGCGCAATGCCTGGATGGCACCGTAGAAGGTCTCGACGCCCTCGACGCGCAGCATGGGCTCAGCCATGTGCCGTCTCCTCCTCGCCGAGATAGGCGCGGATCACGGCGGGATCGGCGCGCACCTTGACAGGCGATCCGGCGGCGATGCCGCGGCCGTAGTCGAGCACGACGATGTGATCGGAGATCGACATGACGACGCTCATGTCGTGCTCGATCAGCAGAACGCCGACGCCGTCTTGATCACGGATCGAAACCAGCAGCGCGTTGAGCTCGGCCGATTCGCGGGCGTTGAGACCCGCCGCCGGCTCGTCGAGGCAGAGCAGCGCCGGATCGGTGCACATTGCGCGCGCGATCTCCAGGCGGCGCTGGCTGCCGTAGGGCAGTTCGCCCGCCGGCCGGTCGGCCTCGTGCAGCAGGCCGATGCGATCGAGCCAGCCGCGCGCCTTGTCGATCGCCGCGCGCTCGGCGGCGGCATAGCCGATGCCAAGGATGCCGAGCACGGTGTAGCCCGACGCACGCATCAGGCGGTTGTGCTGCGCCACCAGGAGGTTCTCGAGCACGCTCATCGCCGGGAACAGGCGGATGTTCTGGAAGGTGCGTGCCACGCGCGCGAGGCGGCCGATCTCGTGGCCGGACATGCGCTCGAGCAGGAACTCGCCGCCCTCGTGCGTCAGCGTCAGCCGGCCGACGGTCGGACGGTAGAAGCCCGTGATGCAATTGAACACCGTCGTCTTGCCGGCGCCGTTGGGGCCGATGATGGCGGTGATCTGACGCGGCTGGCCCTCGAACGAGACGTCGCTCACCGCCACCAGGCCGCCAAAGCGCATGGTGAGATGCTCGACGCGGATCAGCGGCGTGCTCACCGCCCCGCTCCGCCGGGATTGAGCCGCACCGTGGGGTCGCGATGGGCGATCAGTCCGCGCGGGCGGAACACCATGATCAGCACCATGGCGAGACCAAACGCCAGCATGCGGTACTGGCCGAGATCGCGGAACCATTCCGGCAAGCCGATCAGCAATATCGAGGCCAGCACGACGCCCAGCTGGCTGCCCATGCCGCCCAGTACGACGATGGCCAGGATGATCGCCGATTCGATGAAGACGAAGCTCTCGGGGCTGATGAAGCGCTGCTTGGTGGCGAAGAAGGAGCCGGCGATGCCGGCAAACATCGCGCCGATGGCGAAGGCGGTGAGCTTGGTGTTGGTGGGATTGATGCCCAGCGCCCGGCAGGCGATCTCGTCCTCGCGCAACGCTTCCCATGCTCGGCCCACCGGAAGTCGCCGCAGGCGCAATGTGACGAAGTTGGTGATCAACGCCAGGATCAGGATGAGGAAGTAGAGGAAGATCAGGCGGTGCTTGCCGTCGAACTCGATGCCGACCCACTCGTGGAAGGGCGTCTGGCCCGCGGGCGCGGTCTCGGCGAAGGGATGGCCGAACAGCGTCGCGCCGGGAATGCCGCCAATGCCCGCCGGACCTTCGGTGAAGTCGGTCCAGTTGAGGAGGACCAGGCGCACGATCTCGCCGAAGCCCAGGGTGACGATGGCAAGGTAGTCGCCGCGCAGGCGCAGCACCGGGAAGCCCAGCAGGATGCCGAAGAAGGCGGCCATGATCCCGGCCGCCGGCAGGCAGATCCAGAAGCTGAGCCCATGCTGCGTCGCCAGCAGGGCGTAGGCATAGGCGCCCACGGCGTAGAAGGCGACGTAGCCGAGGTCGAGCAGGCCGGCCAGGCCGACGACGATGTTCAGGCCCCAGCCCAGCATGACGTAGGTCAGGATGAGGATCGCGAGATCCATCACCTTCTGATCGGCGAACGGCAGGAACGGCAGGACGAGCGCGACCACGAAGAGCGCCGCGCCGAACCATGGAAAGGCGTGCTTCAGCGAACCGAGCACGACATCGGTGCCGCGCGCGATCTCCGTGGCGCCGCCCCGGGTGCTGCGCACGAGGCTCCAGCCGCCGCGCAGGATGAGCATGATGCCGGCGCCGACGAACACCACGGCGAGGAAGGTCGAAGGCGTCGGCGCGAACAGCCCTGCCAGCAGGGCCGCCATGCCCAGCCCGATCGCGCCCAGCGGCAGGTCCGCCGACAGGTTGAGACCCAACCGGCCGATGAAGATCGCGATGCAGGCGACCAGCACATCGATGATCTGGTAATCGAACTGCAGCCCGGCGACGCCGTGATCGGCGGTGCGGAAGCCGGCGACGAAGATGCCCAGCGCAAGCGCGACGCCTGCCGTGATCGCGGCGTCCTTCACGGCGAACGAGAGCGGCGCCATCTCAGACTTTCTCGATCTCGGGTTTGCCGAGCAGGCCGGTGGGTCGGAAGATCAGCACCATCACCAGCACGCCGAACACGGCGACGTCCTTGTACTCGCTGGAGAAGTAACCGGCCCAGAACACCTCGATGAGGCCTATCAGCAGCCCGCCCAGCATCGCGCCGGGCAGCGAGCCGATGCCGCCCAGCACGGCGGCGGTGAACGCCTTGATGCCGGCGAGGAAGCCGACGAAGAAGTCGGTCACGCCGTAGTACATCAGGAACATCACGCCGGCGACCGACGCCAGCGCCGCGCCCATGACGAAAGTCAGCGAGATGGTCCGGTCGACGTCGACGCCGAGCAGTGATGCCATCTTCCTGTCCTGCTCGCAGGCGCGCTGCTGGCGGCCCAGCGCCGTGCGGTTGATCATCATGGTGAAGCCGGTCAGCAGCGCGATGGTGACCACCACGATCACGATCTGCAGCCACGACACGCGCACGTCGAAGCCGTCGGCGCTGTACATGATGAATCCCCCCTGCACCAGGGAGACATGCGGCTTCGGGCGCGCGCCCTGCAGCAGCTGCACGTAGTTCTGCAGCGCGATCGACACGCCGATGGCAGAGATCAGCGGCGCCAGCCGGAAGGAGCCCCGCAACGGCCGGTAGGCCAAGCGCTCGATCGCCCAGCCATAGGCGGCGGTGAAGGCCATCGCCAGCAGCAGCACCAGGATGACCGCCAGCGGTGCCCAGCCGATGCCCAGCGTGACGCAGATGATGAAGCCGATCAGGGCAATGAAGCTGCCGATCATGAACACTTCGCCGTGCGCGAAGTTGATCATGCCGATGATGCCGTAGACCATCGTGTAGCCGATGGCGATCAGGCCGTAGATCGCGCCGAGGGTCAGCGCGTTGACAAGCTGCTGAAGGAAATACTCCATGCGCCCCCGTGTCTTGATTGTATCGATATAAACCCGATCAGCCGTCCGGGAGCAAGCGGCGACGGTTCACAGGTTGCGGACATTGCCGTCGTGAAGGTCGAACTCCTCCTGGTCGTCCACGTCGTGGATGTAGGTGACCTTGCGACCGCTGACCTCGACCTTGAAGCAATTCTCCTCCTCGTCCCGCAACTTGAGGCAGAGCTGGTTCTCCTCGTCGATGCGCCAGCGGCCCCGGTCGATGTCGGCGTCGACCTGCGAGACATAGGTGCCGTCGGGCGCGAAATAGTCGACGACCTCCGAGCCATCGATGGTCGCCGTCGTCGTGTTGCCGATCAGGCGTTCGATCGCGGCCCTGCCGGTGAGCCTGGCGCCGGCCGGAGGTGGCGGAGGAGCCGTCACCGTCGTGCCGGCATATGTCACGACCAGTCCCAGCGCCTTCATCGCCTCCTCGGCCTGGGCGATGGCGCCGAGGTCGGCAAATGTCACCGGCCGTTGCGGATTGAGGGTGATGCTGAGCGGCCCTTGCGTGCTCTGCCAGTCGCGCAGGAATGCCGCCACGGTGCGCGCCGCCGCCTGGGTCACCGGCCCTTCGCCGCCCAGCATCATCATCACCGCCTGCGCCAGTGTCTCGGCGTGCCGCTCGGGGGGCACGCCCTCCTCCGCCGCCAGCGCCCGGATCAACCGCGCCATCAGCGAGGCGTCGTGGATGACCAGCGAGGCGCTGCGCAGACTGGCCGCGCCGGCGGCCCGCCCGGGTGCATCGGTCACGTCGGGCGCGACTCCGTCGACCGTGATCGCCAGCGCCAGTCGCGCCAGGCCGCGAAGATCGATCTCCAGCTGCGCCAGTTCGAAGACCCGACTGGCCGGATCGAGCCGATAGGCGATGGCGATGTCCGCCCGTGCCGAGTCGGTGCCGAGGTACTTGCGCATCGCACCTTCGGGTGCCGCTTCGCCGTCGAGCGCGATGCCTTCGAAGCGGGCGCGCACAAAAAGCGGCGGCCTGTCACGGGCGATGCTGTTGAAATCGATCTCCTCGACGCTAACGCGTGCGATGCGCGTCGGCACCGGCTTCACCGGGATATTGCCCGGCTCGACCATGTCGGGTGGCGGCGTTACGACGACGTTCTCCAGCACGAAGCCGTTCGGGCCAAGCGATGAGCCGCTGGCGAAGCGGAACATGTCCACCTTGCCCTTGGCGACCAGCAGATCCTGGAACCGGCTGAAGCCGTCAGCCCAGGCGGCCGGAGCCCCGGTCAGCATCAAGAGGACAAGGATCGTCGGTCGTGCGAACCGCATGGCGAACCCCCAAGAATTGGCCCATCGTAGCACCAATCATGCCGCCTCTGTCGCGCCGTGCCCGTGTCTGTTAAGAGGGCCGCTGAACGTCACCTCCAACCGCAGAAAACAGCGAGATTCGCCATGTCGTCCGCCATCGCCAGCGCCGTGAAGGCCGCCAACGCCAAGGGCATCAAGGAGGGCGCCGCGCCGTTCGACTGGCAGGACCCATTCTTCCTCGACGAGCAGCTCAGCGAGGAAGAACGCGCCATTCGCGACGCCGCGCGCGACTATTGCCAGGACAGGCTGATGAGCCGGGTGCTCGAGGCTAACCGGCATGAGAAGTTCCACCGCGAGATCATGAACGAGATGGGCGCGCTGGGCCTGCTCGGCAGCACGCTGCCCGAGAAGTACGGCTGCGCCGGTTCCAGCTACACCGTCTATGGTCTGGTGGCGCGCGAGGTCGAGCGCGTCGATTCCGGCTACCGCTCGGCGATGAGCGTGCAGTCCTCGCTGGTCATGCACCCGATCTATGCCTACGGCACCGAGGAGCAGCGCATGAAGTACCTGCCCAGGCTCGCCACCGGCGAATGGGTGGGCTGCTTCGGCCTGACCGAGCCCGACCACGGCTCCGATCCCGGCAGCATGATCACCAGGGCGGCCAAGGTGCCGGGCGGCTACAGGCTCAACGGCGCCAAGATGTGGATCACCAACAGCCCGATCGCCGACGTCGCCGTGGTGTGGGCCAAGACCGAGGACGGCGCGATCCGCGGCTTCATCCTCGAGCGCGGCATGAAGGGCTTCGAGACGCCCAAGATCGAGGGAAAGTTCAGCCTGCGCGCCTCGGTCACCGGCTCCATCATGCTGAGCGACGTGATGGTGCCCGACGAGAACCTGCTGCCCAACGTCGCCGGGCTGGGCGGGCCGTTCGGCTGCCTCAACAATGCGCGCTACGGCATCGCCTGGGGGGCCATGGGCGCCGCCGAGTTCTGCTGGATGCGCGCCCGCGACTACACGGTGGAGCGCAAGCAGTTCGGCCGGCCGCTGGCCGCCAACCAGCTGATCCAGAAGAAGCTCGCCGACATGCAGACCGAGATCGCGCTGGGGCTGCAGGCGTGCCTGCGGGTCGGCCGGCTGAAGGACGAAGGCAAGGCCCAGCCGGAGATGATCTCCCTGATCAAGCGCAACAATTGCGGCAAGGCGCTCGACATCGCCCGCCAGGCGCGCGACATGCACGGCGGCAACGGCGTGTCGGACGAGTATCACGTCATCCGCCACGTCATGAACCTCGAGGCGGTCAACACCTACGAG is a window from the Alphaproteobacteria bacterium genome containing:
- a CDS encoding ABC transporter ATP-binding protein, which encodes MAEPMLRVEGVETFYGAIQALRGVDIEVRRGEIVTLIGANGAGKSTLLMTICGAPRARAGRIRFEERDIIGLPTHEIVRAGVAQVPEGRRIFARMSVYENLQMGATFADPAHFAQDIERVFALFPRLKERREQRGGTLSGGEQQMLAIGRALMSRPRLLLLDEPSLGLAPLIVKQIFDTIGSIARQEDVTVFLVEQNAHRALNLADRGYVMVNGRITLSGAGRDLLANDEVRAAYLGGH
- a CDS encoding ATP-binding cassette domain-containing protein, producing MSTPLIRVEHLTMRFGGLVAVSDVSFEGQPRQITAIIGPNGAGKTTVFNCITGFYRPTVGRLTLTHEGGEFLLERMSGHEIGRLARVARTFQNIRLFPAMSVLENLLVAQHNRLMRASGYTVLGILGIGYAAAERAAIDKARGWLDRIGLLHEADRPAGELPYGSQRRLEIARAMCTDPALLCLDEPAAGLNARESAELNALLVSIRDQDGVGVLLIEHDMSVVMSISDHIVVLDYGRGIAAGSPVKVRADPAVIRAYLGEEETAHG
- the livM gene encoding high-affinity branched-chain amino acid ABC transporter permease LivM, whose translation is MAPLSFAVKDAAITAGVALALGIFVAGFRTADHGVAGLQFDYQIIDVLVACIAIFIGRLGLNLSADLPLGAIGLGMAALLAGLFAPTPSTFLAVVFVGAGIMLILRGGWSLVRSTRGGATEIARGTDVVLGSLKHAFPWFGAALFVVALVLPFLPFADQKVMDLAILILTYVMLGWGLNIVVGLAGLLDLGYVAFYAVGAYAYALLATQHGLSFWICLPAAGIMAAFFGILLGFPVLRLRGDYLAIVTLGFGEIVRLVLLNWTDFTEGPAGIGGIPGATLFGHPFAETAPAGQTPFHEWVGIEFDGKHRLIFLYFLILILALITNFVTLRLRRLPVGRAWEALREDEIACRALGINPTNTKLTAFAIGAMFAGIAGSFFATKQRFISPESFVFIESAIILAIVVLGGMGSQLGVVLASILLIGLPEWFRDLGQYRMLAFGLAMVLIMVFRPRGLIAHRDPTVRLNPGGAGR
- a CDS encoding branched-chain amino acid ABC transporter permease LivH (LivHMGF is the membrane component of the LIV-I/LS branched-chain amino acid transporter) codes for the protein MEYFLQQLVNALTLGAIYGLIAIGYTMVYGIIGMINFAHGEVFMIGSFIALIGFIICVTLGIGWAPLAVILVLLLAMAFTAAYGWAIERLAYRPLRGSFRLAPLISAIGVSIALQNYVQLLQGARPKPHVSLVQGGFIMYSADGFDVRVSWLQIVIVVVTIALLTGFTMMINRTALGRQQRACEQDRKMASLLGVDVDRTISLTFVMGAALASVAGVMFLMYYGVTDFFVGFLAGIKAFTAAVLGGIGSLPGAMLGGLLIGLIEVFWAGYFSSEYKDVAVFGVLVMVLIFRPTGLLGKPEIEKV
- a CDS encoding acyl-CoA dehydrogenase — encoded protein: MSSAIASAVKAANAKGIKEGAAPFDWQDPFFLDEQLSEEERAIRDAARDYCQDRLMSRVLEANRHEKFHREIMNEMGALGLLGSTLPEKYGCAGSSYTVYGLVAREVERVDSGYRSAMSVQSSLVMHPIYAYGTEEQRMKYLPRLATGEWVGCFGLTEPDHGSDPGSMITRAAKVPGGYRLNGAKMWITNSPIADVAVVWAKTEDGAIRGFILERGMKGFETPKIEGKFSLRASVTGSIMLSDVMVPDENLLPNVAGLGGPFGCLNNARYGIAWGAMGAAEFCWMRARDYTVERKQFGRPLAANQLIQKKLADMQTEIALGLQACLRVGRLKDEGKAQPEMISLIKRNNCGKALDIARQARDMHGGNGVSDEYHVIRHVMNLEAVNTYEGTHDVHALILGRAMTGMQSFTGR